In Deltaproteobacteria bacterium, a single window of DNA contains:
- a CDS encoding rubrerythrin family protein, translating into MSDFKKTRTCENLMKAFAGESQARNRYTYYASSARKEGYRQIEAIFMETADNEKEHARVFFKHLLEKLQDHLPAALDINAAYPVAKGTTLDNLNAAAAGENEEWTILYKNFSEIAREEGFSEIAHSFEMIAQVEKRHEARYLKLAENMEKGKVFKKEEEVRWKCRNCGYIHEENKAPDKCPACEHGQEHFEVFVETY; encoded by the coding sequence ATGAGTGATTTTAAAAAAACCAGGACATGTGAAAACCTGATGAAGGCCTTTGCAGGAGAATCACAGGCAAGAAACAGGTATACCTACTATGCCTCGTCGGCAAGAAAAGAGGGATACAGGCAGATTGAAGCCATTTTTATGGAAACGGCCGATAATGAGAAGGAACATGCCAGGGTATTTTTTAAACACTTACTTGAAAAGCTTCAGGATCACCTTCCCGCTGCCCTTGATATTAATGCCGCTTACCCCGTTGCCAAAGGGACTACTCTTGATAACCTGAATGCGGCGGCAGCAGGTGAAAACGAGGAATGGACCATACTTTATAAAAATTTTTCTGAAATCGCCCGGGAAGAAGGCTTTTCTGAAATCGCTCATTCCTTTGAGATGATTGCCCAGGTGGAAAAACGCCACGAAGCGAGGTACCTGAAACTTGCCGAAAATATGGAAAAGGGCAAGGTCTTTAAAAAAGAGGAAGAGGTACGGTGGAAGTGCCGTAACTGCGGTTATATTCATGAAGAGAATAAAGCGCCTGACAAATGTCCTGCATGCGAACATGGTCAGGAACATTTCGAGGTTTTTGTCGAAACCTATTGA
- a CDS encoding phasin family protein translates to MIDVLKKTLEVGLGAAAMTQEKMKEITDELVVKGKLTEKEGGDILKDFKKIAEESQRKMKSIVEEQVHAIIKELGIATMADIKSLKGKISKLEAKVEKKGEKKEAKKK, encoded by the coding sequence ATGATTGATGTGTTAAAGAAAACACTTGAAGTCGGCCTTGGCGCAGCAGCCATGACACAGGAAAAAATGAAAGAGATTACTGATGAACTGGTCGTTAAGGGAAAGCTTACGGAAAAAGAAGGTGGCGATATACTGAAAGATTTCAAAAAAATCGCCGAAGAGAGCCAGAGAAAGATGAAGTCCATTGTGGAAGAGCAGGTTCATGCCATTATCAAGGAACTTGGAATTGCGACAATGGCCGATATAAAGTCCCTTAAAGGCAAGATTTCAAAGCTGGAAGCCAAAGTGGAAAAGAAGGGCGAAAAAAAGGAAGCAAAAAAGAAATAA